A DNA window from Daucus carota subsp. sativus chromosome 3, DH1 v3.0, whole genome shotgun sequence contains the following coding sequences:
- the LOC108211496 gene encoding putative late blight resistance protein homolog R1A-10: protein MDEFFLKRRRRSGYGASYELIHTSPSEFRATVQRFTGHSNSYNLFDRCLEELNRLLSYTDCLLIQRCQISCYCRQLRLLSKEFRRTLTTCHESYLSELLTDPTLHILVTRIIEHKILGSRSSGFLDFSQDLNAVGGRIAFEVAVIYKACSQDFDKASKDLASRFYFDKKTFQEYEEVLVGFQEEANSLLQQLASITKKRLQVISIVGMAGNGKTTLVRKLYNDPYVVSYFHVRAWVTCSQVYDKRDLLLAILRSVVEITDEVYSKNDGMLAHDVYRALKGRRYLIVADDIWSNEAWDDLKRSFPDDNMGSRIMLTTRLKDVALHAQTDGHPLCLRFLTEKESIDLFGRKAFVTTGISSDFIVIGMRIARKCHGLPLAIVVIAGLLKNNLKIDWWAHAEESLSSYIVTDESQFMDTLALSYNNLPQHLRSCFLFFGAFPEDHDVPVRKLIWLWIAEGFIHHNDTEKNLEDVAENYLMDLIGRSLVVAGRKGSNGAIKTCHIHDLLRDLCLKKIEKENFSPNIYNYNRFSHSLTNSFTESQLLLSPNVLPGPSTSSWYCPEFLPSFFKEKSIAVESSKFIRVLDLSSIELFAFPSELLQLVRLRYLEIRFRSGNLPESISDLTELLTLIISSKKNVFVHKNIWKMINLRHLCIKTGKNVLKILEEEPGFLENLQTLSLVSPARLSPIVLARIRNLKKLGLCGPLTTKCGEFKLPDLGLLMHLEILKLFNTTVLCNAGRLSNSIIFPETLKKLTVSNTCLDWTEAWVFQMIPKLEVLKLKFHAFVGKYWETSPNTFPSLRLLKLDELDVENWTGFRDHFPVLQRLQVWRCPCLLEIPEDFGNICTLEWIELSGCNHAAKNSAREIQKEQERNGNDSLKILHPSQPWTNKSHTQEGRSASRRFLLKNR, encoded by the exons ATGGATGAATTTTTtctgaaaagaagaagaagatctggTTATGGTGCTAGTTatgaattaattcacaccagtCCTTCTGAGTTCAGAGCCACAGTTCAAAGATTTACTGGCCATTCAAATTCATACAATTTATTTGATCGTTGTTTAGAAGAACTAAATAGACTCCTCTCATATACTGACTGCCTTCTAATACAAAGATGTCAAATTTCTTGTTATTGTCGACAGCTGAGGTTGTTGTCTAAGGAATTCCGAAGAACATTAACCACATGTCATGAGAGTTATCTGTCTGAGTTATTAACTGATCCAACACTACATATTCTTGTTACCAGGATAATCGAGCATAAGATCCTAGGATCAAGAAGCAGTGGCTTCTTGGATTTTAGTCAAGATCTTAATGCTGTTGGAGGCCGTATAGCGTTTGAAGTGGCTGTGATTTACAAAGCCTGCAGTCAAGATTTTGACAAGGCCTCCAAAGACTTGGCTTCCAGATTTTATTTTGACAAGAAGACTTTTCAAGAATATGAGGAGGTTTTGGTTGGATTCCAAGAGGAGGCAAATTCTCTACTCCAGCAACTTGCAAGTATCACGAAGAAGCGGCTTCAAGTGATCTCAATTGTGGGGATGGCTGGAAATGGTAAGACAACATTGGTTAGAAAGCTTTATAATGATCCTTATGTGGTATCGTACTTCCATGTTCGAGCATGGGTTACTTGCTCTCAAGTTTATGATAAGAGGGATTTATTGCTTGCTATTCTAAGGTCTGTTGTTGAGATTACAGATGAAGTTTATTCTAAGAATGATGGTATGCTAGCTCATGATGTGTATCGTGCTTTAAAGGGGCGGAGATACCTTATTGTAGCTGATGATATATGGAGTAATGAGGCATGGGATGATTTAAAAAGATCTTTTCCAGATGACAACATGGGGAGTAGAATTATGCTGACAACCCGGCTCAAAGACGTAGCCTTGCATGCACAAACTGATGGGCATCCACTTTGTTTGCGTTTCCTAACTGAAAAAGAGAGTATTGATCTTTTTGGAAGGAAAGCTTTTGTGACCACAGGTATCTCTTCCGATTTCATTGTGATAGGAATGAGAATTGCAAGAAAATGTCATGGGTTGCCTCTAGCTATTGTTGTGATTGCTGGACTgctcaaaaataatttgaagaTTGATTGGTGGGCGCATGCTGAGGAAAGTTTAAGTTCATACATTGTGACTGATGAAAGTCAATTTATGGATACACTAGCATTGAGTTATAACAACCTGCCACAACACTTAAGATCTTGCTTTCTGTTTTTTGGAGCATTCCCAGAAGACCATGATGTCCCAGTACGTAAGTTGATTTGGTTATGGATTGCAGAGGGGTTCATACATCACAATGACACAGAAAAGAACTTGGAGGATGTTGCAGAGAATTACTTGATGGATCTTATAGGGAGAAGTCTGGTCGTTGCAGGTAGGAAAGGTTCCAATGGTGCAATCAAAACATGCCATATCCATGACCTCTTGCGCGATTTGtgcttaaaaaaaattgagaaggAGAACTTCTCACCAAACATATACAACTACAATAGATTTTCTCATTCTTTGACAAATTCTTTTACAGAATCCCAACTTTTGCTCAGCCCAAATGTCCTTCCTGGTCCATCAACAAGCTCTTGGTATTGTCCTGAATTCTTACCGtcattttttaaggaaaaatcTATTGCAGTGGAAAGTTCCAAATTTATTAGGGTTCTGGATCTCTCTTCCATAGAATTGTTTGCATTTCCATCTGAATTATTACAACTGGTACGcttgaggtacttagaaattcgGTTCAGGTCTGGTAACCTTCCAGAATCCATATCTGACCTTACAGAACTGCTTACTCTTATCATCTCATCAAAGAAGAATGTTTTTGTTCACAAGAATATATGGAAGATGATAAACTTGAGGCATCTCTGTATCAAAACGGGGAaaaatgttttgaaaattcttgaagaaGAACCTGGTTTTTTAGAAAACTTGCAGACCTTGTCACTAGTGAGCCCTGCTAGGCTGAGTCCTATTGTCTTGGCTAGAATTCGCAATTTGAAGAAGCTAGGTCTTTGTGGACCCTTGACAACAAAGTGCGGAGAGTTCAAACTTCCTGATCTAGGCCTTCTAATGCATCTTGAAATATTGAAGTTGTTTAACACAACTGTTTTGTGCAACGCAGGTAGATTAAGCAATTCAATTATTTTTCCTGAAACTCTCAAGAAGCTTACAGTGTCAAATACTTGTTTGGATTGGACCGAAGCTTGGGTGTTCCAAATGATTCCTAAGCTTGAAGTTCTCAAATTGAAATTTCATGCCTTTGTTGGTAAATACTGGGAAACAAGTCCAAATACATTCCCTAGTCTCAGACTTCTAAAACTCGATGAATTGGATGTGGAGAATTGGACAGGTTTTCGTGACCACTTTCCAGTGCTTCAGCGCTTGCAGGTTTGGCGATGTCCATGTCTTTTGGAAATTCCGGAAGACTTTGGTAATATTTGCACACTTGAGTGGATTGAGTTAAGCGGGTGCAACCATGCTGCAAAAAATTCTGCCAGGGAGATTCAGAAAGAGCAAGAGAGAAATGGTAACGATTCGCTTAAGATCCTTCATCCTTCTCAACCCTGGACTAACAAATCCCATACCCAAGAGGGCAGGTCAG CCAGCCGCAGGTTTTTGCTGAAAAACAGGTGA
- the LOC108213966 gene encoding UDP-glucosyltransferase 29, translating into MTEVFMNGKRNKNLTVLMFPWLAHGHISPYLELGKKLSMRNFNVQLCSTPANLTSIRKKIGEESCIQLVQLDLPSLSNLPPCYHTTNGLPPHLMDTLKTAFDRAKPGFSKILEAVKPDLLVYDFLRPWPAEAALEQRIPAVQFIATSATMTSFMLHAFKNPSVVYPFSTIFYRGYENAQVGKSGECGELRKNIESLERSNEVIFIKGVKEMEGKFTDYLSTLSGKRVVHVGPLVQEPDSKDQTNSEIIRWLDKKKKCSTIFISFGSEYFLSKEDFEEVAHGLLLSTVNFIWVVRFPVAEKIRVEDKLPSRFLEKVGDRGRIVEGWAPQARILGHSSIGGFVSHCGWNSVIESMHFGVPIIAMPMHLDQPINARLVKEFGTGIEVLRDGDGRLEREGIASVIEQVVFKKNGRYVRKKTKKLCANIRRKGDEEIDEVVRELMQLINS; encoded by the coding sequence ATGACAGAAGTTTTCATGAATGGCAAAAGAAACAAGAACTTAACTGTTCTGATGTTCCCATGGCTGGCTCATGGGCACATATCTCCGTACCTAGAGCTAGGGAAGAAACTGAGCATGAGAAACTTCAATGTGCAGCTGTGTTCTACTCCTGCAAATCTCACTTCTATCCGGAAAAAAATTGGAGAAGAATCATGCATTCAGCTAGTGCAGCTTGATCTTCCAAGTTTGTCGAATCTTCCTCCTTGTTACCATACTACTAATGGCCTGCCCCCTCATCTAATGGACACTCTCAAGACTGCTTTTGACAGGGCAAAACCTGGTTTTTCCAAGATTTTGGAGGCCGTGAAGCCGGACTTGCTTGTTTATGATTTTCTTAGGCCTTGGCCTGCAGAGGCTGCATTGGAGCAGAGGATTCCGGCTGTGCAGTTTATAGCCACCAGTGCTACCATGACATCTTTTATGCTTCATGCATTCAAGAATCCAAGTGTAGTGTACCCTTTTTCAACCATATTTTATCGCGGTTATGAGAATGCTCAAGTGGGAAAATCAGGGGAGTGTGGTGAGCTTCGTAAGAATATTGAAAGCCTTGAAAGGTCTAATGAAGTGATTTTCATCAAAGGAGTTAAAGAGATGGAGGGGAAGTTCACTGATTATCTGTCTACATTGTCTGGGAAAAGAGTTGTGCATGTTGGCCCGCTGGTTCAAGAGCCTGACAGTAAAGATCAGACCAATTCTGAAATCATCCGGTGGCTTGACAAGAAGAAGAAGTGCTCAACTATCTTTATTTCTTTTGGCAGTGAGTACTTTTTGTCGAAAGAAGATTTTGAAGAAGTAGCCCATGGCTTATTGTTGAGTACTGTTAATTTCATATGGGTTGTCAGGTTTCCAGTTGCAGAGAAAATCAGGGTTGAAGACAAATTGCCCTCAAGGTTCCTTGAGAAAGTTGGAGACAGAGGGAGGATTGTCGAGGGATGGGCTCCTCAGGCTCGGATTTTAGGCCATTCAAGTATTGGAGGTTTcgttagtcattgtggatggaACTCTGTGATTGAAAGCATGCACTTTGGAGTTCCTATTATTGCCATGCCAATGCACTTGGACCAGCCTATAAACGCTAGATTGGTGAAGGAATTCGGGACAGGAATTGAGGTACTGAGAGATGGAGACGGAAGACTTGAAAGAGAGGGGATTGCCTCTGTCATTGAACAGGTTGTTTTCAAGAAGAATGGAAGGTATGTGAGGAAGAAAACAAAGAAACTGTGTGCTAACATCAGGAGAAAAGGCGATGAGGAGATCGATGAAGTGGTCAGAGAATTGATGCAGCTAATTAACTCCTGA